In one Nicotiana tomentosiformis chromosome 6, ASM39032v3, whole genome shotgun sequence genomic region, the following are encoded:
- the LOC138894779 gene encoding uncharacterized protein has translation MDTFSGNHSNLNVDSISLVLIPHIESSIRYKIKEYITSVHQVYGYTIPKRKAFLGRKRAFEIVYGNWDKSFATLPRYMVALQYFNPGTIVEWKLERSLGIQKFIFRYVFWAFKSAIDGFVYCRPVISIYDTHVYGKYDIKLLIDIVVDANRSIFSLAFAICTNESQETWILFLNHLKVHAVKQHSCICLISNQHGDTLSSVQNLRAWQEPYAYHRYCVRHLKANFQRAHPNKDLHDLMWMDATDHQECKFRMRMELIRQEDPEAYRWLM, from the coding sequence atggacacattcagtgggaatcattctaacttgaatgttgactcgATTTCTCTTGtattgattccacacattgaatcgtccataaggtacaagattaaAGAGTATATAACATCTGTTCACCAGGTATATGGATATACCATtcccaaaagaaaggcatttctcgggcgtaaacgtgcgtttgaaattgtttatggtaactgggataagtcattcgccactctacccaggtacatggttGCATTGCAATACTTTAACCCCGGAActattgttgaatggaagcttgagcggagtctgGGAATACAAAAAttcatattcagatatgtgttctgggcatttaaatcagccattgatggttttgtgtattgtcggccggtaatatctatatacgacactcatgtctatggaaagtatgatattaagttattgatCGACATTGTAGTAGATGCTAATAGAAGCATATTTTCCCTCGCATTTGCAATTTGtaccaatgaaagccaagagacgtggataTTATTTTTAAACCACTTGAAGGTGCATGCTGTCAAACAGCATTcatgtatttgtctaatatctaatCAGCATGGCGATActttaagttctgtacagaatttgcgtgcatggcaggaaccgtatgcctaccaccgttactgtgttagGCATTTGAAGGCTAACTTCCAGAGGGCTCATCCGAATAAGGacttacatgatttaatgtggatggatgcaacagatcaccaagagtgtaaattcaggatgcgaatggaattgattaggcaggaagacccagaagcctatcgttggttgatgtga